The following are encoded in a window of Terriglobales bacterium genomic DNA:
- a CDS encoding ABC transporter ATP-binding protein: MTSVLQYKHVTKQYGGFMRSAVVALDDFSLAIERGEIFGFLGPNGAGKTTAIHLAMGFMRASRGAGMMLDRPFGDAPTRRRVGFLAENVALYHRPAARLVRFYGALNGLRDPRLARAVRDVVDTLELTDVADRNIGKFSRGMLQRVGLAQALVNDPELLILDEPTSALDPLGRVAVRELLLRARGAGKTIFLSSHLLSEIELICDRVGILHRGRLARIGRTAELLESSEQCEVVARGIPAASFPQSISENGVVRFTVPHAAQRESIERVWSLGGEIIRLNPVKQSLEQIFVELTSKSDDVKRES, encoded by the coding sequence GTGACTTCCGTCCTTCAATACAAGCACGTGACCAAGCAGTACGGCGGATTCATGCGCTCGGCCGTGGTAGCGCTGGATGATTTCTCGCTTGCCATCGAGCGTGGCGAGATCTTCGGCTTCCTGGGGCCGAACGGCGCGGGAAAAACCACCGCCATTCACCTGGCCATGGGCTTCATGCGCGCGTCGCGTGGGGCGGGCATGATGCTGGACCGGCCGTTCGGAGACGCTCCCACGCGTCGACGTGTCGGATTCCTGGCGGAAAACGTCGCGCTCTATCACCGGCCGGCTGCCCGCCTGGTTCGCTTCTACGGCGCTCTCAACGGTCTCCGCGATCCCCGCCTGGCGCGCGCCGTGCGCGACGTCGTGGACACGCTGGAGTTGACCGATGTCGCCGACCGCAATATCGGGAAGTTCTCGCGCGGGATGCTGCAGAGGGTAGGACTCGCGCAAGCCCTGGTTAACGATCCCGAATTGCTCATCCTGGACGAGCCGACCTCGGCGTTGGATCCTCTCGGCCGTGTCGCGGTCCGCGAGCTGCTGCTGCGCGCGCGCGGCGCAGGCAAAACCATCTTTCTGAGCTCGCACCTGTTGTCGGAGATCGAGCTGATTTGCGACCGAGTCGGCATTCTCCATCGCGGCCGCCTGGCCAGAATCGGACGCACCGCCGAGCTGCTGGAATCAAGCGAGCAATGCGAGGTGGTCGCGCGCGGGATCCCCGCAGCTTCGTTCCCGCAGTCGATCAGCGAAAATGGCGTGGTGCGCTTCACCGTCCCTCATGCCGCGCAGCGGGAGTCGATTGAGCGCGTGTGGTCGCTGGGCGGGGAAATTATCAGACTGAATCCAGTGAAACAATCTTTGGAGCAGATATTCGTCGAGCTCACGTCGAAGTCAGACGACGTGAAACGTGAAAGCTGA
- a CDS encoding ATP synthase subunit I: MDRIRGFMAAIGLVATIVAWTALGWKVAVGLALGCAIAWMNFYWLKQAVSALADRVTSTGLPQSSRGIVTRFLLRYALIALGAYAIFLVSRDSLYGLLGGLFLTVAAILCEAVYEVIVSFRRGL, translated from the coding sequence ATGGACCGTATCCGCGGCTTCATGGCGGCCATCGGGCTGGTCGCGACCATCGTGGCGTGGACTGCCTTAGGCTGGAAGGTTGCCGTCGGGCTGGCGCTGGGATGCGCGATCGCGTGGATGAATTTCTACTGGCTGAAGCAGGCGGTGAGCGCGCTCGCCGACCGCGTGACCAGCACCGGGCTGCCGCAATCGAGCCGCGGAATCGTGACCCGCTTCCTGCTGCGTTACGCTTTAATCGCGCTCGGTGCGTATGCTATATTCCTAGTTTCCAGAGACAGTCTTTACGGCCTCCTGGGCGGCCTGTTTCTGACCGTGGCGGCGATTCTGTGCGAAGCAGTTTACGAAGTCATAGTTTCGTTCCGCCGTGGGTTGTAG
- a CDS encoding AtpZ/AtpI family protein has translation MADNQRPTTNDDGAGKKNFLVTVARYSQLAFVLPACTVVGWLIGLALDHWLHKNWIYLAGLLAGIAAGFVELVRTVLSSESKQ, from the coding sequence ATGGCCGACAACCAACGACCAACCACCAACGACGATGGCGCAGGGAAAAAGAACTTCCTTGTCACCGTCGCGCGCTACAGCCAGCTTGCGTTCGTGCTTCCGGCCTGTACTGTCGTGGGATGGCTGATCGGGCTGGCGCTTGACCACTGGCTGCACAAGAACTGGATTTACCTGGCAGGACTTTTGGCCGGCATCGCCGCCGGGTTTGTCGAACTGGTGCGCACCGTCCTCTCCTCGGAATCGAAGCAGTGA
- the atpB gene encoding F0F1 ATP synthase subunit A: MPEQLPFTALLNRIFAGPVDALLRAVHLPPEYPQAPISNAVAMEILVVGFLILVFLLVRASLSVERPGGIQHIFEGLHGFITQQSREIIGHHSEGYTPFLLALGLFILCCNLIGLIPAFEAPTGASPTVPLGCAIVAFVYYHIQGVKRQGALHYAKHFAGPMPALAPLMIPIEIISHLARMLSLTIRLYANMFAGDMVTLVFFSLVPIGIPVLFMGLHIGVSFLQSYIFVLLVTVYLSGAVATEH; the protein is encoded by the coding sequence ATGCCTGAGCAACTGCCATTTACAGCGCTGCTGAACCGGATTTTTGCCGGGCCCGTCGACGCACTTCTGCGCGCCGTTCATCTGCCGCCGGAGTATCCGCAGGCGCCGATCTCGAACGCCGTCGCCATGGAAATCCTGGTGGTCGGATTTCTCATTTTGGTGTTCCTGCTGGTGCGCGCGAGCCTGTCGGTGGAGCGGCCCGGCGGCATCCAGCACATTTTTGAAGGTCTGCACGGATTCATCACGCAGCAGAGCCGCGAAATCATCGGCCACCACAGCGAGGGCTACACGCCATTTCTGCTGGCGCTCGGGCTGTTCATCCTATGCTGCAATTTGATTGGGTTGATCCCTGCTTTTGAAGCGCCGACCGGCGCCAGTCCGACGGTGCCGCTGGGGTGCGCCATCGTGGCGTTCGTCTACTACCATATTCAGGGTGTCAAGCGTCAGGGCGCGCTGCATTATGCGAAGCACTTCGCCGGACCGATGCCGGCGCTGGCGCCACTGATGATTCCGATTGAAATCATCAGTCACCTGGCACGCATGCTGTCGCTCACCATTCGTTTGTACGCCAACATGTTTGCCGGCGACATGGTGACGCTGGTGTTCTTCTCGCTGGTGCCCATCGGCATCCCGGTGCTGTTCATGGGTCTGCACATCGGCGTCTCGTTCCTGCAGTCGTATATCTTCGTGCTCCTGGTCACCGTGTATTTGAGTGGTGCGGTCGCGACCGAACATTGA
- the nuoL gene encoding NADH-quinone oxidoreductase subunit L has protein sequence MNLWLIPLLPLAGAVVNGLFGRRFSKNVVTAVGLAFPGASVLWAWKVAAQFAQLPSAGIPHIENYGPWLGAGDFLVSYGFYLDQLSLLMILIVTGVGFLIHVYSVGYMAHEGGYYRFFSYLNLFMFFMLTLVLADNYLLMFVGWEGVGLASYLLIGFFFLRDSAASAGKKAFIVNRIGDFGFLIALFLLIKNFSTLDFTSVFQRVSGMPPEATAGLLTTIGLLLLVGACGKSAQLPLYVWLPDAMEGPTPVSALIHAATMVTAGVYMIARSHVIFDRAPTALTVVAIIGAATALFAATIGTVQHDIKRVLAYSTISQLGYMVLACGVAAYSAGMFHLMTHAFFKALLFLAAGSVIHALGGEQDMRKMGGLMREIPATFLTMTVATFAIAGIFPLSGFFSKDEILYRSWASPFGSWGFWAVGLFSAFLTAFYMFRLWFLTFFGEFRGTQQPPAAQQAVLADVELIVPEKYLDKVYKELQTRGALGIDPLHRSTTMKVRVPTSNMLYFEAEIRSITGDRASVNIRYPQREFAGREHHAHEHTVHESPKVMLIPLVVLAVLSLAGGWIGWPQVLGGSNHFEHFLAPVFEEHATAPEAAATTPTEGHAPSEIALTLAATGAALLGIALAWFMYYQRRDLPAKLRQRFAGAYDALEHKYYVDEIYDWLLVRPIIQGSRNVLWRMIDAGAIDGTINETAEAARDVSNGFRRMQSGNIRSYAGWVALGGAAVVAYMVWLGVK, from the coding sequence ATGAATCTCTGGCTCATACCGCTGCTCCCGCTGGCCGGCGCCGTTGTCAACGGCCTGTTCGGACGGCGTTTTTCGAAGAACGTGGTTACGGCGGTCGGGCTGGCGTTTCCCGGGGCGTCCGTGTTGTGGGCCTGGAAGGTGGCGGCGCAGTTCGCGCAGCTTCCATCCGCCGGCATTCCCCACATCGAGAATTATGGCCCCTGGCTCGGCGCCGGCGATTTCCTGGTCAGCTACGGCTTCTATCTCGATCAGCTTTCGCTGCTCATGATCCTGATCGTCACCGGCGTCGGCTTCCTGATCCACGTCTATTCCGTCGGCTACATGGCCCACGAAGGCGGCTATTACCGCTTTTTCTCCTACCTGAACCTGTTCATGTTTTTCATGCTTACGCTGGTGCTGGCGGACAACTACCTGCTGATGTTCGTCGGATGGGAAGGCGTGGGACTGGCGTCGTACCTGTTGATCGGCTTCTTCTTCCTGCGCGATTCGGCCGCGTCCGCCGGCAAGAAGGCATTCATCGTAAACCGCATTGGCGACTTCGGTTTCCTCATCGCCCTTTTCCTGTTGATCAAGAATTTCTCGACGCTCGATTTCACCAGTGTCTTTCAGAGAGTCTCCGGCATGCCGCCCGAAGCAACCGCCGGCCTGCTGACCACGATCGGACTATTGCTGCTGGTCGGCGCTTGCGGAAAATCCGCGCAGCTTCCTCTTTATGTCTGGCTGCCGGACGCCATGGAAGGCCCGACGCCCGTCTCGGCGTTGATTCACGCCGCCACCATGGTTACCGCCGGCGTGTACATGATCGCGCGCTCCCACGTTATCTTCGACCGCGCCCCCACCGCCCTCACCGTAGTTGCGATCATCGGGGCCGCCACGGCGTTGTTTGCCGCCACCATCGGCACCGTGCAGCACGACATCAAACGCGTGCTTGCCTACTCCACCATCTCCCAACTCGGTTACATGGTGCTGGCCTGCGGCGTGGCCGCGTATTCGGCGGGCATGTTCCACCTGATGACGCATGCCTTCTTCAAGGCGCTGCTCTTCCTGGCCGCCGGTTCCGTGATCCACGCCCTCGGCGGCGAACAGGACATGCGCAAGATGGGCGGCCTGATGCGCGAGATTCCCGCCACCTTCCTGACGATGACGGTCGCCACCTTCGCTATCGCCGGCATTTTTCCGCTCTCCGGCTTCTTTTCCAAGGATGAAATCCTCTACCGCTCATGGGCGAGTCCATTTGGCTCGTGGGGATTCTGGGCGGTTGGACTTTTTTCAGCCTTCTTGACCGCCTTCTACATGTTCCGGCTCTGGTTTCTCACCTTCTTCGGCGAATTCCGCGGCACACAACAGCCGCCCGCGGCGCAACAGGCGGTGCTTGCCGACGTGGAATTGATTGTCCCCGAGAAGTACCTGGACAAGGTCTACAAGGAACTGCAGACCCGTGGCGCGCTGGGTATTGATCCGCTCCATCGCAGTACGACCATGAAGGTCCGGGTCCCCACCTCCAACATGCTGTACTTCGAGGCGGAAATTCGTTCCATCACCGGAGACAGGGCATCGGTGAATATCCGCTATCCGCAGCGGGAATTCGCCGGGCGGGAGCACCATGCGCACGAGCACACGGTCCATGAAAGCCCGAAGGTGATGCTGATCCCGCTGGTGGTGCTGGCGGTGCTGTCGTTGGCCGGCGGCTGGATCGGATGGCCGCAGGTACTGGGCGGCAGCAATCATTTCGAGCACTTCCTGGCCCCCGTGTTCGAGGAGCACGCCACCGCGCCGGAAGCCGCCGCCACCACTCCCACGGAAGGTCACGCGCCGTCGGAGATCGCGCTGACCCTGGCCGCCACCGGTGCCGCTCTGCTCGGGATCGCGCTGGCATGGTTCATGTATTACCAGCGCCGCGACCTTCCCGCCAAGCTGCGCCAGCGCTTCGCCGGCGCCTATGACGCGCTCGAGCACAAGTACTACGTGGACGAAATCTACGACTGGCTTCTGGTGCGGCCCATCATTCAGGGCTCGCGCAACGTTTTATGGCGGATGATTGACGCCGGCGCGATCGACGGCACCATTAACGAAACCGCGGAGGCGGCCCGCGATGTCTCCAACGGCTTCCGCCGCATGCAATCGGGCAACATTCGCTCTTACGCGGGATGGGTGGCGCTGGGCGGCGCCGCCGTGGTCGCGTACATGGTTTGGCTGGGTGTGAAATGA
- the nuoK gene encoding NADH-quinone oxidoreductase subunit NuoK — protein MVPLSYYLVLSAILFGCGVAGFLVKRNIITIFMCIELMLNGVNLAFVAFAAHWHRLSGQVFVFFVMVVAAAEAAVGLAIIISVFRTRETLNVDRVNLLKL, from the coding sequence ATGGTCCCACTTTCCTACTACCTGGTGCTCAGCGCCATCCTGTTCGGCTGCGGCGTGGCCGGGTTCCTGGTCAAGCGCAACATCATCACCATTTTCATGTGCATCGAGCTGATGCTGAACGGCGTGAACCTGGCCTTTGTCGCCTTCGCGGCGCACTGGCACCGGCTCAGCGGGCAGGTGTTCGTCTTTTTCGTGATGGTAGTCGCGGCCGCGGAGGCTGCGGTCGGACTGGCCATTATCATCTCCGTTTTCCGCACCCGGGAAACCTTGAATGTTGATCGAGTGAATTTGCTGAAGCTGTAA
- a CDS encoding NADH-quinone oxidoreductase subunit J, producing the protein MLHLALFSLFGAICVAGAVNLLAQRHPISSALSLIVVMGSLAVEFMLLGAEFVAVIQVIIYAGAIMVLFVFVIMLLNAGEEERIRGSRIALVLGVPGGLVLMGVVAWILVRQNPASGAVSAGALPGTPPEIGRLLFRDFLLPFEVTSVLILVAIMGAVVLARRER; encoded by the coding sequence ATGCTCCATCTCGCACTATTTTCGCTGTTCGGCGCCATTTGCGTGGCAGGCGCCGTCAACCTGCTCGCGCAGCGCCATCCCATCAGCAGCGCGCTGTCGCTGATCGTCGTCATGGGCTCGCTGGCGGTGGAGTTCATGCTCCTGGGCGCCGAATTCGTCGCCGTCATCCAGGTGATCATCTATGCCGGCGCGATCATGGTGCTGTTTGTTTTTGTCATCATGTTGCTCAATGCCGGCGAGGAAGAGCGTATTCGCGGCAGCCGCATTGCGCTCGTTCTCGGCGTGCCGGGCGGCTTGGTCTTAATGGGCGTGGTGGCATGGATACTGGTCCGGCAGAACCCGGCATCGGGAGCGGTTTCCGCCGGTGCGCTGCCCGGGACACCACCGGAGATCGGACGCCTGCTCTTCCGTGACTTTCTGCTGCCGTTTGAGGTCACCTCGGTGCTCATCCTGGTCGCCATCATGGGCGCGGTGGTGCTGGCGAGGAGGGAGCGCTGA
- a CDS encoding ABC transporter permease — translation MKPVFLIAANFVRENRWPLISLLVYVLVFGGAAIILGGSTLEDAVFFLRSVGVYGVAFTGLLAASGVNNERRTRRMLAVLSKGIERWQYLGGLLLGVMADAAIYSVAIVAVGTLAFARYGQSPAVLWELVGLLLASFLLAATVALFYSTLLHPLMATAAAAITLATMGALGRVLGGMWANVLPSYTLAEAMVNISGSGWHAPWAACGWAVAESVVFAAMAALAFSQRDIAVAIE, via the coding sequence GTGAAACCTGTGTTTCTAATTGCCGCGAACTTCGTGCGCGAGAACCGCTGGCCGCTGATCTCGCTGCTGGTGTACGTGCTCGTGTTCGGCGGGGCCGCGATAATCCTGGGCGGCTCGACGCTGGAGGATGCGGTCTTCTTTCTGCGCTCGGTCGGCGTTTATGGTGTGGCATTTACCGGCTTGCTGGCGGCGTCGGGCGTCAACAATGAACGACGCACGCGGCGCATGCTCGCCGTGCTGTCGAAGGGCATTGAACGCTGGCAATATTTGGGCGGGCTGCTGCTGGGCGTGATGGCCGATGCCGCGATCTACAGTGTCGCCATCGTCGCTGTCGGAACATTGGCGTTTGCGCGCTACGGCCAATCTCCGGCCGTGCTGTGGGAGCTTGTCGGTTTGCTGCTGGCGTCGTTCCTGCTGGCCGCAACGGTGGCGCTGTTCTACTCCACCCTCCTGCATCCGCTGATGGCGACCGCGGCCGCGGCGATCACACTGGCGACGATGGGCGCCCTTGGGAGGGTTCTCGGCGGCATGTGGGCAAACGTATTGCCCAGTTACACGCTGGCGGAAGCAATGGTCAACATCAGCGGGTCCGGCTGGCACGCGCCTTGGGCGGCATGCGGGTGGGCGGTGGCGGAATCGGTGGTGTTCGCAGCCATGGCAGCGCTGGCTTTTTCGCAGCGGGACATTGCGGTGGCAATCGAATAG
- a CDS encoding NADH-quinone oxidoreductase subunit N, with protein sequence MSAADYIRILPELLLTIFGMAVMVVEPLLPEHDDRKRVGMIALTGTLLAIAATLYQSGHPGQAWFGMIQVDSFSIFFHLIVGFVAATVILASFDYLAVQRIRLGEYYGLILLGSVGMMLMSSAVELVLIFIALEISSISTYILAGFRRRSATGAESSLKYFLLGSFATAFFLYGVALMFGATGSTSIYLIAASLRGGAPALAYAGMALMFIGLGFKVASAPFHVWTPDVYEGAPAPVVALMSTAPKAAAFAVLLRILFAAAAPGWFWVVWCSAVLSMTLGNIGALVQTNVKRMLAYSSIAHAGYLLCAFAAARDIGISAAIFYAASYAVMNAGAFIVIAHFAAQNERYVLIDDYSGLGRRAPGLAAVLTVFLLSLIGIPITGGFFAKFYVFSAALKSDLVGLTIIGVLNSAIAAYYYLRVIVVMYMREPKDDSPMIPMPAALAVSLTAAVLATIYLGVLPGRVINYALQSAHDLMK encoded by the coding sequence ATGAGCGCCGCCGACTACATCCGCATCCTGCCCGAGCTGCTGCTCACCATCTTCGGCATGGCGGTCATGGTTGTCGAGCCGCTCCTGCCCGAGCACGACGACCGCAAGCGCGTCGGGATGATCGCGCTCACCGGAACGCTGCTCGCCATTGCTGCCACGCTGTACCAGAGCGGCCATCCCGGCCAGGCCTGGTTCGGCATGATCCAGGTGGACAGCTTCAGCATCTTCTTCCACTTGATCGTCGGCTTCGTCGCCGCCACCGTGATCCTGGCATCGTTTGATTACCTCGCCGTGCAGCGCATCCGGCTCGGCGAGTACTACGGGCTCATCCTGCTGGGCTCGGTCGGCATGATGCTGATGTCCTCCGCCGTCGAGCTGGTGCTGATCTTCATTGCGCTTGAAATCTCTTCCATTTCTACTTACATCCTGGCCGGTTTTCGCCGGCGCTCCGCCACCGGCGCGGAATCGTCGCTGAAATACTTTCTCCTGGGCTCGTTTGCGACGGCGTTTTTCCTTTACGGCGTGGCGCTGATGTTCGGCGCCACCGGTTCCACCAGCATCTACCTGATCGCCGCTTCCCTGCGCGGCGGCGCGCCGGCGCTCGCCTATGCCGGCATGGCGCTGATGTTCATCGGTCTGGGATTCAAGGTCGCATCAGCTCCGTTCCACGTCTGGACGCCTGACGTTTACGAAGGTGCGCCGGCGCCGGTGGTGGCCCTGATGTCCACCGCGCCCAAGGCCGCGGCGTTCGCGGTGTTGCTGCGCATCCTGTTCGCCGCCGCCGCTCCGGGATGGTTCTGGGTGGTGTGGTGCTCGGCCGTTCTTTCCATGACCCTGGGGAACATCGGCGCGCTGGTGCAGACCAACGTCAAGCGCATGCTGGCCTATTCCTCGATCGCCCACGCCGGATACCTGCTATGCGCCTTCGCCGCGGCCAGGGATATCGGCATCTCCGCCGCCATTTTCTACGCTGCCTCATACGCCGTGATGAACGCGGGCGCCTTCATCGTGATCGCGCACTTCGCGGCGCAGAACGAGCGCTACGTCCTGATCGACGACTACTCCGGGCTCGGCCGCCGCGCCCCCGGTCTGGCCGCCGTGCTCACCGTCTTCCTGCTGTCGCTGATTGGAATTCCGATTACCGGCGGGTTCTTCGCCAAGTTCTACGTCTTTAGCGCCGCGCTGAAATCCGACCTCGTCGGACTGACTATCATCGGCGTGCTCAACAGCGCCATTGCCGCGTATTACTACTTGCGCGTTATTGTCGTCATGTACATGCGGGAACCGAAGGACGATTCTCCGATGATTCCCATGCCTGCCGCACTCGCCGTCTCGCTCACCGCCGCCGTGCTGGCGACCATCTACCTCGGCGTGCTGCCTGGAAGGGTCATCAATTACGCGCTGCAAAGCGCACACGACCTGATGAAGTAG
- a CDS encoding NADH-quinone oxidoreductase subunit M, whose protein sequence is MSTLNSHILTIVTFAPLAGALLLLFFPRRDRDIRVFALVITLLTFVLSLHLPVHFARSHAGFQFEQDAHWISTPNIHYHVAIDGISLWLVLLTTFLTPLCVLISWRSVHDRVKEFFILLLVLETALIGVFVSLDLFLFYFFWEASLIPMALLIGVYGHERRVYAAVKFFLYTMIASVFMLAAILWLYAHVGSFQFADIQRWLRGAGATEAAAAMRWLFLGFFIAFAVKVPMFPLHTWLPDAHVEAPTAGSVLLAGVLLKMGTYGLLRFNVGLFPDEARRNAPWIAALAIIGIIYGALVAMVQPNLKKLVAYSSVSHLGFVVLGIFSMTQAGQVGAVFVMLAHGVSTGALFMLVGIIYERRHTFEISEFGGLATPMPIYATFFLIITLSSIGLPLLNGFVGEFLVLSGAFLAHSIWGILAATGVIWSACYMLWMYQRVFYGKISHDVNLKLPDLDLRERVALWPPALAALVMGVAPLIWINAVDSAVRHVLATAAQTISQVGR, encoded by the coding sequence ATGAGCACGCTGAACAGCCACATCCTGACGATCGTCACTTTCGCACCGCTGGCCGGCGCGCTGCTGCTCTTGTTTTTCCCGCGGCGCGACCGGGACATCCGCGTGTTCGCGCTGGTCATTACCCTGCTGACGTTCGTGCTCTCTCTGCACCTGCCGGTGCACTTCGCGCGCAGCCACGCCGGGTTCCAGTTCGAGCAGGATGCGCACTGGATTTCTACGCCCAACATTCACTACCACGTAGCTATCGACGGCATCTCGCTCTGGCTGGTTCTGCTGACCACGTTCCTGACGCCGCTGTGCGTGCTGATCTCGTGGCGCTCCGTGCATGACCGGGTAAAGGAATTTTTCATCCTGCTCCTGGTGCTGGAGACGGCGCTGATCGGCGTCTTTGTCTCACTCGACCTTTTCCTGTTCTATTTCTTCTGGGAAGCCAGCCTGATCCCGATGGCGCTGCTCATCGGCGTGTATGGACACGAGCGCCGCGTTTACGCTGCCGTGAAGTTTTTCCTCTACACCATGATCGCCTCCGTCTTCATGTTGGCGGCGATCCTGTGGCTTTACGCTCACGTTGGGTCGTTCCAATTTGCCGACATTCAGCGGTGGCTCCGCGGCGCGGGCGCGACGGAAGCAGCCGCGGCGATGCGCTGGCTCTTCCTTGGCTTCTTCATCGCCTTCGCCGTAAAGGTGCCGATGTTCCCGCTGCACACCTGGCTGCCGGATGCCCACGTGGAAGCGCCTACCGCGGGCTCGGTGCTGCTGGCCGGCGTGCTGCTGAAGATGGGAACCTACGGTCTGCTGCGCTTCAATGTCGGGCTCTTTCCCGACGAAGCCCGCCGCAACGCGCCCTGGATTGCCGCGCTCGCCATCATCGGCATCATCTACGGCGCGCTGGTCGCGATGGTGCAGCCAAACCTGAAAAAGCTGGTCGCGTATTCCTCCGTCAGCCATCTCGGATTTGTCGTGCTCGGAATTTTCAGCATGACGCAGGCAGGCCAGGTAGGCGCCGTTTTTGTCATGCTGGCGCACGGCGTCTCTACCGGCGCGCTGTTCATGCTGGTGGGCATCATTTACGAGCGCCGTCACACCTTCGAGATCAGCGAATTCGGCGGGCTGGCTACGCCCATGCCCATCTACGCCACCTTCTTCCTGATCATTACCCTGTCCTCGATCGGATTGCCATTGCTCAACGGCTTCGTCGGCGAGTTTCTCGTGCTCAGCGGCGCCTTCCTGGCGCATTCCATCTGGGGCATCCTCGCTGCCACGGGCGTGATCTGGAGCGCCTGCTACATGCTCTGGATGTACCAGCGCGTCTTCTACGGGAAGATCAGCCATGACGTTAACCTCAAGCTCCCCGACCTCGACCTGCGTGAGCGCGTCGCGCTCTGGCCGCCGGCGCTGGCGGCGCTGGTGATGGGAGTCGCGCCGCTGATCTGGATCAACGCCGTCGATTCCGCGGTCCGGCATGTGCTTGCCACCGCCGCGCAAACCATCAGCCAGGTGGGACGATGA
- a CDS encoding ATP synthase F0 subunit C, whose amino-acid sequence MRKTISYVFLMLAVMCFAVPAFAQGAVSPEAGRTAMWVAITSGFSMAIASAVCGLGQGRATAAAAEALARNPGARPGIQLALILGLALIESLALYTLVIIFAKVSVPAWLIPH is encoded by the coding sequence ATGCGCAAGACAATAAGCTACGTATTCCTGATGCTGGCGGTGATGTGCTTCGCCGTGCCTGCCTTTGCCCAGGGTGCGGTGAGCCCTGAAGCAGGACGCACCGCCATGTGGGTCGCAATCACCTCCGGCTTCTCGATGGCGATCGCTTCTGCGGTGTGCGGCTTGGGACAGGGCCGGGCAACCGCAGCGGCCGCCGAAGCGCTGGCCCGCAATCCCGGCGCGCGCCCCGGCATCCAGCTTGCACTCATTCTGGGCCTGGCGCTGATCGAGTCGCTGGCGCTTTACACGCTGGTGATCATCTTCGCCAAGGTCTCCGTGCCGGCATGGTTGATTCCTCATTGA